Sequence from the Candidatus Saccharibacteria bacterium oral taxon 488 genome:
TCAGAGGATAGATTTGCCGCAAGTAATGTAACACCACGGTTGCTCTTTAGCGGCCCGGGTGAATATGAGGTCGGCGACGCATCTCTGAAAGGGGTGGCAGCCTGGCGACACATTGATACGGAAACTGATGTTAAAAAATCAACGATTTACCGTTTAACAATTGGTGGTGTGCGTGCTGTGATTATAGGTAACGTTGCCCCAAAATTGTCAGAGTCTCAGCTGGAGGAGATTGGTGTCGTTGATATTGTTGTGATACCGGTTGGCGGTGGTGGTTACACGCTTGACGCAACATCTGCGGCTCATATGGTACGCCAGCTGGAGCCGAAAGTAGTTATCCCAGTGCATTATGCTGATGGCGCGCTACACTACGAAGTGCCGCAAGACGACCTGTCGGTGTTTGTTAGCGAAATGGGCGTGGAGGCTATTGACGCTGGGCCAAAGTGGAAGGTGAAGGGGGTGGCATCTTTACCTGAACAACTATCAATCATTACTGTCGCGCGGAGCTAGGCTGGTCGATACGTTGCACTAATAATCCCCCTCCTTGTCAGGAGGGGGATTGAGCTTAGGCGGTTTTTGTCTGTATCGGGCGTAACAGCCCTTTCTTTTTAAGAGTACGAATTGCTTGAGTACTCAGAACCAACGTGACTTTTTGACCATCTACTACAAGAGTTTTCTTCTGTAGGTTTGGCTTAAAAGTGCGCTTGGTACGGCGAAGGGAAAAGCTAACGTTGTGACCGTATTGCTTGCCTTTGCCGGTTAGTTCGCATCGTGATACCATTTCCAACCTCGCTTTATATTAACTAAACAATCTATCGTATTGTAGCGGTATTTCTATAATTAGTCAAGGTGTTATAATGGTAATTATGGATTTGGCATATTTAGGTATGGTCTTGGTGGTCATTCTCGTCTCAATGACGCTACACGAGGCGATGCATGCGTTTATGGGCTATTTCCTTGGAGATGATACAGCCAAGGCAGAGGGGCGGCTGACATTAAACCCGCTGAAGCATATTGATCCGTTCATGACGCTTTTGCTGCCATTATTACTAGCTATGCTAGGGCTGCCAATTTTTGGTGGTGCTCGACCGGTGCCATTTAATCCTCAGCGCGTACGACACGGTGAATGGGGCGCAGCGTTTGTAGCGCTTGCTGGGCCACTGACTAATTTGTTTTTAGCGTTTTTAGCGTTTGGCGTGGGTGTCGTCAGCGGGGTTATTACTAGCGGCGGGCTGATTCAAAATACATTAGTGGGGCAAATCATTAGCCTCGTCGTGTTGGTTAATTTAGGTTTTTTCGTGTTTAATATGTTGCTGCTGCCACCACTTGATGGGTCGCGGGTGCTGTACGCGCTTGCTCCAGAGGGTGTGCGCCGTGGCATGGAGTGGATTGAGCGCTACGGGGTAATGGTGGTGTTCATTATCATTATGATCGGACAGGCGGCAATTGGGCGAATTATGACGTTTGCTACGAACGGTATTATCCAATTCTTTTGCGTGATTTTTGGTGTATAATAGAGATAGCCTCAGGTAGGCGGGCGCATATGATTTTCCTAACATCATATGATAGGGAGTCCTAATGGTCAGTCATCGTGGTGACTGGTTGCGGATACCCACCTTGCATTTATGCGGGGGAATATCACGCGCTTGCGCTGCTTGGGGCTTTTATGATGTATAATAATAGGGCAGTCTACTAAGCGATCGCTTGGCAGTGAAGCCAAGAGGAAAGTCCGGGCAGTAAAGGACACCGACAGTCGCTAACGGCGACCGGGGGTAACCCTAGGGAAAGTGCCACAGAAACAAGACTACCTTTGTGGCGATAGACACAAAGGAAAAGGTGAAACGAGTAAGGTAAGAGCTTACAGTCCTCGGTGGTGACACAGAGGAGAGGTAAACCCTGTCGACTGCAAGGAGGCCTACAAATGAGTTGTCCGCTCGTAGGCCGATAACCGCTTGATTTACCTGGCAACAGGTAAACTAGATAGATGATCGCTCGCGACAGAACCCGGCTTATCGGTAGGCTGTAAACTAAAACCTTCTCTCAGCGGAGAAGGTTTTAGTTTACTGAAAGCACTTTCTTATAGTGCTGCTTTAACAATCGCGGTAAAGGCCGTAGGTTCGTTAACGGCTAACTCTGCCAACACTTTTCGATCAAGCTCAATATTCTTTGCCCTGAGAGCAGCCATGAGCCTACCGTACGTTGCGCCCTCTCGGCGAGCGGCTGCATTAATGCGGGTAATCCACAGGCTGCGGAGGTCTCGTTTTTTATTGCGTCGATCACGGTAGGCATATTGCAGAGCTCTAATTACCCCCTGCTTCGCTAAGCGAAAACTACGAGTTCGATTGTGCTGCATGCCTTTAGCGGCTTTTAGAATTTTCTTGTGCTTTGCGTGTCCAGGGACGCCTCGTTTCACCCTCATAAATTAAACTCCCATTGCTCGTCGGGCATTTTTTGCCATCGAGCCTGTTACCTTTGCTGTTGTATTAATTGCCCGCTTACGGCTTTTTGACTTCTTGGCTAAGAAGTGACCGCCAAATGCACGTTGACGAGTTAACTTGCCAGAGCTCGTTAACTTAATGCGCTTCGCGGTACCTTTGTGGGTCTTTAGTTTTGGCATTATTTACTCCTTATTACCACACTCAGATTGCGACCAGCCATCTGAGGCTTTTGTTCCAGAATTGCTTCCTCCTCAAGCTGATCAGTGATTTTTTGGATCAATTCGTAGCCGATTTCTTTATGCGCCATCTCGCGACCCTTATAAACGACTTGGATACGGACCTTGTGTCCATTGGCGAGAAAGTCCCGTATTTTGCGCAGCTTGACTTCGAGGTCGCCAGCGCCAATCTTCAGGCCAAAGCGCATTTGCTTAAGATCGCCGACTTTTGCCGCGCGCTTGTTGCGCTGCTGGTCTTTGATCTTCTGATATTGGAACTTGCCCCAGTCAATAATCTTGGCGACTGGTGGATTGGCATTTGGTGATATTTCAACGAGATCAAGTCCCGCATCCTCCGCCGCCTGAAGGGCGTCGCGCAGGGACATTATCCCCAGCTGTTCACCATCAGAACCAACAACGCGCAGTTCCCGAGCACGGATCGCTCCGTTGATACGAATTGATTTATTAATCTCCTAGCTCTCCTTTTGAAGCAATTTTAGATTAATTTCACCAGTCATTGTATCAGGTATAGGGGTGGATTTCAAGCACTAGGTCGGGATAATCTGCCGGTATTGTAGGCTTTCGGCGACATGAGGAATGGTTATTTCTAGTGATGACTCAAGATCAGCGATAGTGCGGGCAACCTTGATAACTTTGAAATAGCCACGAGCGCTTAGGTCAAGCTTTTTGGCGGCTGCAAGGAGAAATTGCTTAACCTCAGTCGTTAGTACAGTTATTTTATCAACACTACTGCCATCTATATCAGCGTTGTATTTATTACTATTACCGTATCTGTTAGTTTGTAGTGTACGAGCTATCTTAATCATATTTTCAAACTGTTTTTGTTGTGGATCCGACGATGAATTACGGGACAATAAATCTTTATGTGCGACGCGGGAAACATTGATTGTTAGATCAATACGATCAAGGAGCGGGCCGGATAATCGTTTCTGATAGTTCAAGATTTGAGTCGATGAGCAACGGCAACTTTTTTCTGGATCGCCCAGATAACCACATGGACAAGGGTTCATCGTGGCAACTAACATAAAATTGGCGGGATAGTAGTATTTACCTTGGGCGCGGGAAATTGTGATCTGCTTATCCTCAAGCGGCTGACGAAGCGACTCCAATGTCGTCCGTGGATATTCTAATAATTCGTCTAAGAACAGTGTGCCGTGGTGCGCGAGACTAATTTCGCCGGGCGTGGCCTTTGCGCCACCACCAATCATTGATATGCGGCTTGCGGTGTGGTGTGGTGTGCGAAACGGTCGGTCGGTAACGATATCATGACTAACTTGATTGCCGTCAAGATTGTGGAGTTTTGTCACCTCGATAATTTCAGCGTCAGATAGCGGCGGCAGGAGTGAATTGAGTGCGCGTGCTAGCATGGTCTTGCCGGATCCCGGTGGTCCGGACAGCAAAATATTGTGCCTACCCGCGACGGCAATGGCGACGGCTCGCTTGGCTTGCTCCTGGCCGCGGATGTCATCAATGATGATGCCGCGTTTCTTTTGGCGATATTGCTGCTTTGTTTTTACTGCGGGTTGGATGAGTTTTTCTTGTTTGAGGTGGAGGAATAATTCCGTTAGATTATTGATGGGGATGATAGTAATGTTGGGGATGAGCAGGGCTTGTTTGCTGTTAGAGGCCGGTAGGTATATGGTTGAGATACCGTGTTGTTTGGCGGTTTCGGCGATGGTGATGGCCGAGCGAATAGGGCGAAGACTACCATCGAGTGCCAATTCACCAGCAAATAGCGCTCCCTCCAGGGCGGTTTGAGGAAGTTGCTTGCCAAGGCAGAGAATTGCGAGGGCTATCGGTAGGTCAAATTGCGTACCGTCTTTTGGCAGTTCCGCCGGGGCGAGGTTGATGGTAATTTTGCCTTTTGGAAAATCGAGTAATGAGTTTTTGATGGCGCTGCGAACGCGATCACGTGATTCATCGATTGCTTTGTTGCCGAGTCCGACGATTTGTAGTCCAGGTAGTCCTTGTGATATGTCGCCTTCAATTTCAATAAGCTGACCGTGAAAGCCATATGGTGTCGCTGAAGCTACCTTGCTAACCATATACCTAGTAAAACATAGATAGCTAGACTTGAAAAGGGAAGGTTGCTATAATTGAGGTGGATTGATGGGGCTGATATAGCTTTCGACAATTGGACTTTATCAAGGTATTCTGCGGGCCGACGATACGCGTAACGTATGCTTTAGTTGCAAAGTCTAAACTTGCAGGTGTATTTGCTAGCTTAAAGAGCGTTTTCACTCCGATGGCTGCTGCACCAGTCGCTGCTTAATTTAAGCGACCGTCCTTGCTTTGCGGCAACAGGCAAAGCCTAGGGTGTCATATATATGTTGCTGGCTGCATGTTCGGAAGCGGCGGACATGCGGGACTTTTTCCGCGTAACGAAGCTTGATTTTTTCGACTCATTTTTTAGTCGGGTAACGTTATAAAATTTTAAATGAGACTATGCTCGTAGACGAATATCATGA
This genomic interval carries:
- a CDS encoding Zn-dependent hydrolase encodes the protein MFEVEYKGANNVIFTTKMVKIAFDPALSLVGLKDNLGGQDVEILSEDRFAASNVTPRLLFSGPGEYEVGDASLKGVAAWRHIDTETDVKKSTIYRLTIGGVRAVIIGNVAPKLSESQLEEIGVVDIVVIPVGGGGYTLDATSAAHMVRQLEPKVVIPVHYADGALHYEVPQDDLSVFVSEMGVEAIDAGPKWKVKGVASLPEQLSIITVARS
- the rpmB gene encoding 50S ribosomal protein L28, which translates into the protein MVSRCELTGKGKQYGHNVSFSLRRTKRTFKPNLQKKTLVVDGQKVTLVLSTQAIRTLKKKGLLRPIQTKTA
- a CDS encoding site-2 protease family protein encodes the protein MVIMDLAYLGMVLVVILVSMTLHEAMHAFMGYFLGDDTAKAEGRLTLNPLKHIDPFMTLLLPLLLAMLGLPIFGGARPVPFNPQRVRHGEWGAAFVALAGPLTNLFLAFLAFGVGVVSGVITSGGLIQNTLVGQIISLVVLVNLGFFVFNMLLLPPLDGSRVLYALAPEGVRRGMEWIERYGVMVVFIIIMIGQAAIGRIMTFATNGIIQFFCVIFGV
- the rplT gene encoding 50S ribosomal protein L20 yields the protein MRVKRGVPGHAKHKKILKAAKGMQHNRTRSFRLAKQGVIRALQYAYRDRRNKKRDLRSLWITRINAAARREGATYGRLMAALRAKNIELDRKVLAELAVNEPTAFTAIVKAAL
- the rpmI gene encoding 50S ribosomal protein L35, with protein sequence MPKLKTHKGTAKRIKLTSSGKLTRQRAFGGHFLAKKSKSRKRAINTTAKVTGSMAKNARRAMGV
- a CDS encoding translation initiation factor IF-3, which gives rise to MRINGAIRARELRVVGSDGEQLGIMSLRDALQAAEDAGLDLVEISPNANPPVAKIIDWGKFQYQKIKDQQRNKRAAKVGDLKQMRFGLKIGAGDLEVKLRKIRDFLANGHKVRIQVVYKGREMAHKEIGYELIQKITDQLEEEAILEQKPQMAGRNLSVVIRSK
- a CDS encoding YifB family Mg chelatase-like AAA ATPase, which encodes MVSKVASATPYGFHGQLIEIEGDISQGLPGLQIVGLGNKAIDESRDRVRSAIKNSLLDFPKGKITINLAPAELPKDGTQFDLPIALAILCLGKQLPQTALEGALFAGELALDGSLRPIRSAITIAETAKQHGISTIYLPASNSKQALLIPNITIIPINNLTELFLHLKQEKLIQPAVKTKQQYRQKKRGIIIDDIRGQEQAKRAVAIAVAGRHNILLSGPPGSGKTMLARALNSLLPPLSDAEIIEVTKLHNLDGNQVSHDIVTDRPFRTPHHTASRISMIGGGAKATPGEISLAHHGTLFLDELLEYPRTTLESLRQPLEDKQITISRAQGKYYYPANFMLVATMNPCPCGYLGDPEKSCRCSSTQILNYQKRLSGPLLDRIDLTINVSRVAHKDLLSRNSSSDPQQKQFENMIKIARTLQTNRYGNSNKYNADIDGSSVDKITVLTTEVKQFLLAAAKKLDLSARGYFKVIKVARTIADLESSLEITIPHVAESLQYRQIIPT